The genomic DNA TGAAACGCGCTATACAGATCAATATAAAATTACATGGTCAAGATCACAAGTAACCATAGAATTATCTTTTATTGGCAATGATAATGCTCCAGCTTTACAAATGGCTAGAGCTTTTACGGTTCGGTTTAATGATGCTTGGGCAACCGAGCAATTCGAACAGTATAATAATGATGTTTTCTTTCCCCTTTACAGTGATGACGTAAGAGTTGAACCCATGTCTTTAAATGCAGAAGGGCAATTTGAAGATACTTGCGTTGTCAATGCCCATTTTGAATATCATCCAGAACTTGGGATTTGCGCCAATAGTGCCAAAGAAATTGTCATGGATGTGAATATAGTAGAGTAAGGATTTTAAAATGAATGCTATTCCAGAAGATAGATTAAAATTATTAAAACCTTCTCCGTTATATAT from Commensalibacter nepenthis includes the following:
- a CDS encoding phage neck terminator protein, with translation MTDEKNEKKSAKVTAKAPKDKDFPKLKTLTYKEMYNIVGKFLQKAIPMKGAKLKIVKGLADRVSSPKPPYIVLQVEDEKTLSTSETRYTDQYKITWSRSQVTIELSFIGNDNAPALQMARAFTVRFNDAWATEQFEQYNNDVFFPLYSDDVRVEPMSLNAEGQFEDTCVVNAHFEYHPELGICANSAKEIVMDVNIVE